From Coffea arabica cultivar ET-39 chromosome 2e, Coffea Arabica ET-39 HiFi, whole genome shotgun sequence, the proteins below share one genomic window:
- the LOC140036207 gene encoding uncharacterized protein gives MTKKRKLVDSETIGLTEECSAIIQNKLPPKLKDPGSFTVPCTIGNVEFSKALCDLGASVSLIPLTVARQLGLKELKRTNISLQLADRSIRYPMGILENVLIKVQKFIFSVDFVVLDMEEDVNVPIIFGRPFLTTAGTIIDVKRDKFKFQIGEEEVEFDLSKVEKYPSFTDHVYSIDICDELALEMSQVNLDNDSLELCLNDIGIQEEQIEEMTEFLQAQVPYKRRNAYEELGLSKGLPPPSCEQALQLELKPLPKHLKYAFLGEKETLPVIVNSALDEEQLDKLLRVLRKHLKAIGWTISDIKGISPTICMHRILLEENSKPVVETQRRLNPNMKEVVRVEILKWLDADLILQRCEETNLVLNWKKCHFMVCEGIVLGHKISSEGIEVDQAKIEVIERMPPPTNMKGIRSFLGHVGFYRQFIKDFSKIAKPLCELLAKDVPFHFNDECLLAFNRLKKELVSAPIIALPDWSTPFELMCDASDFAVGAVLGLKCDKRLHVIYYASKMLNEAQVNYATTEKELLAVIFALDKFRSYLVGSKVIIYTDHAAFKYLLNKKDAKPRLIRWILLLQEFDLEIKDKKGSENLVADHLSRLENMQQEDHLSIKEEFPYEFLMAIYKSPWYADLVNFIASGVIPNDLNSHQRKKFLNDAKHYFWEESFFYKHCADGIIRRCVPEEEVWSPKGNNKRRRHKKSLPYHPQANGQAELANREIKIILEETVNRSRKDWSNKLEDALWAYRTAFATPLEMSSYKLVYGKACHLPVEIEHRAHWAVKAINFDFKSAGEKRMLELSELEELRLTSYENVKIYKEKVKFWHDKHILPKHFEEGQKVLLFNSRLKLFPGKLKSRWSGPFEVVRMFPYGAVEIKGKNGAPFKVNGQRLKLYLTGEKVPKGVIYSLGNAMES, from the exons AtgactaagaaaaggaaattggTAGATAGTGAGACAATTGGATTAACGGAAGAATGTAGTGCAATCATACAAAACAAATTGCCACCCAAGTTGAAAGATCCAGGGAGTTTCACAGTTCCTTGCACTATCGGTAATGTAGAATTTTCTAAAGCACTTTGTGACCTTGGTGCAAGTGTGTCATTGATCCCTTTAACTGTGGCTAGGCAATTGGGGTTGAAAGAGTTGAAGCGTACTAACATTTCCTTGCAATTGGCTGACAGGTCTATTAGATATCCAATGGGCATATTGGAGAATGTGCTCAttaaagtgcagaaattcattttttctgtcgattttgttgttttagataTGGAGGAAGATGTAAATGTACCTATTATATTTGGTAGACCATTTCTGACCACTGCAGGTACAATAATAGATGTCAAACGAGATAAGTTTAAATTTCAAATCGGTGAAGAGGAAGTGGAATTTGATTTGAGTAAAGTGGAGAAATATCCCTCTTTTACCGATCATGTTTATTCGATTGACATATGTGATGAATTGGCATTAGAAATGAGTCAAGTAAATCTTGATAATGATTCTCTTGAACTTTGTCTTAATGATATAGGTATACAAGAGGAACAGATTGAAGAAATGACTGAATTTTTGCAGGCACAGGTTCCTTATAAAAGGAGAAATGCATATGAGGAGTTAGGACTGAGCAAAGGGCTACCTCCACCATCATGTGAGCAAGCACTGCAGCTTGAGCTTAAGCCGCTGCCTAAGCACCTCAAATATGCGTTTCTTGGAGAAAAAGAGACACTGCCTGTGATTGTAAATTCAGCATTAGATGAGGAACAATTAGACAAGCTCTTACGTGTTTTGAGGAAGCATTTAAAGGCTATAGGATGGACAATTTCTGATATCAAAGGAATTAGTCCAACTATTTGTATGCACAGGATTTTATTGGAAGAGAATTCTAAACCAGTGGTTGAGACTCAAAGAAGGTTAAATCCAAACATGAAGGAAGTGGTAAGAGTAGAAATCCTTAAATGGTTAGATGCAG ATCTAATTTTGCAGAGATGTGAAGAAACAAACCTTGTACTCAATTGGAAAAAATGTCACTTCATGGTTTGTGAAGGTATTGTGCTAGGCCACAAAATTTCCTCAGAAGGTATTGAGGTTGATCAAGCCAAAATAGAGGTTATTGAGAGAATGCCTCCACCGACCAATATGAAAGGCATTCGTAGCTTTCTTGGACATGTGGGATTTTATCGGCagtttattaaggatttctcAAAGATTGCTAAACCTTTATGTGAATTACTTGCAAAAGATGTTCCTTTTCACTTTAATGATGAGTGTTTACTTGCATTTAATAGATTGAAAAAGGAACTTGTCTCCGCACCCATAATAGCATTACCGGATTGGAGCACGCCATTCGAATTGATGTGTGATGCAAGTGATTTTGCAGTTGGGGCTGTTCTTGGGCTAAAATGTGATAAACGACTTCATGTCATTTATTATGCAAGTAAAATGTTAAATGAAGCCCAAGTCAACTATGCAACAACAGAGAAGGAGTTGCTAGCAGTGATTTTTGCATTGGATAAATTTAGATCGTACttagtaggatctaaagttatCATTTATACCGACCATGCAGCATTCAAGTATTTGTTAaataagaaagatgcaaaaccgCGACTAATTCGATGGATTTTattgttgcaggaatttgacttggagatcaaagataaaaaaggaTCCGAGAATTTAGTTGCTGATCATCTTTCTAGACTGGAGAACATGCAGCAAGAAGACCATTTGTCCATTAAAGAAGAATTTCCATATGAGTTTTTAATGGCAATTTATAAGTCACCATGGTATGCTGATCTAGTTAACTTTATAGCTAGTGGAGTGATACCAAATGACTTGAATTCTCATCAAAGgaaaaaattcttaaatgatGCTAAACATTACTTTTGGGAGGAATCATTCTTTTACAAACATTGTGCAGATGGAATAATTAGAAGATGTGTTCCGGAGGAGGAG GTTTGGAGTCCCAAAGGCAATAATAAGCGACGAAG GCATAAAAAGTCACTTCCCTATCATCCTCAAGCTAATGGACAAGCGGAGTTGGCCAACCGGGAAATTAAAATCATTTTGGAGGAAACGGTAAACCGATCAAGAAAGGATTGGTCGAACAAGCTTGAAGATGCTTTATGGGCGTATAGAACGGCATTTGCAACGCCGTTGGAAATGTCTTCATATAAGCTTGTTTATGGGAAAGCATGTCATTTACCTGTGGAAATAGAACATAGAGCTCATTGGGCCGTTAAAgctattaattttgattttaaatctgCAGGTGAAAAGAGAATGCTTGAGTTAAGCGAATTGGAGGAATTGCGGTTGACTTCGTATGAGAATGTcaagatttacaaagaaaaagtgaaattttggcaTGATAAACACATTCTCCCTAAGCATTTTGAAGAAGGGCAAAAGGTTTTGTTGTTTAACTCAAGGCTTAAATTATTCCCTGGAAAACTTAAGTCTCGATGGTCCGGTCCATTTGAAGTGGTTCGCATGTTTCCTTATGGAGCAgtggaaataaaaggaaaaaatggtgCTCCATTCAAAGTAAATGGCCAAAGATTGAAACTCTATTTGACCGGAGAAAAAGTTCCTAAAGGAGTAATTTACTCCTTAGGAAATGCAATGGAGAGTTAA
- the LOC140036208 gene encoding uncharacterized protein, giving the protein MAENESNRRILRDFVLPGAQGSQTSIVRPTVNANNFEIKPSLIQMVQQSQYGGNATEDPNSHLSTFLEICDTIKFNGVSEDAIKLRLFPFSLRDKAKVWLQSHPPNTFTTWDELAKIFLNKFFSPGKTAKLRMDITSFSQQEGETLYEAWERYRELQRRCPHHGLPDWLVVQIFYNSLTYPTKTHIDAAAGGALMGKTAEEAQQLIEKMAANNYQWANERGNSRKTVGMLEVDTLNMLSGKMDNVVKMLNRQVGSSSNQGVVVACCTTCGGDHDDFMCSSSEQVQYLNNYNRSLQNNPYSNTYNPGWRNHPNFGWKDQGNQQRPVNPPGFQQKQPLHESKPAWELAIEKLANVSNDKIEKLASATTQWFERIEGKMDQLTNMYRNVKIQLGQIANAVNNRNQGDLPSKTEVNPKEHVKAITLRSGKELVELPVVGSGREFEKRENKKLSELEEGSKEVKGKEKMEENELQMEDATPIPPPIPSYASFSRR; this is encoded by the exons TCAAACTAGCATTGTAAGGCCAACGGTAAACGCTAATAACTTTGAGATAAAACCATCACTGATTCAAATGGTACAACAATCTCAATATGGAGGTAATGCTACCGAAGATCCTAATTCTCACTTGTcaacatttcttgaaatttgtgatacaattaagtTTAATGGTGTTAGTGAAGATGCAATTAAACTTCGATTGTTTCCATTTTCACTAAGGGACAAGGCTAAGGTTTGGCTACAATCTCATCCTCCAAATACTTTTACTACTTGGGATGAATTAGCTaagatttttcttaataaattctTTTCACCTGGAAAAACTGCTAAATTGAGAATGGATATAACTAGTTTCTCTCAACAGGAAGGAGAGACATTGTATGAAGCTTGGGAGCGTTATCGGGAATTGCAACGAAGATGTCCTCATCATGGTCTACCCGATTGGCTAGTAGTCCAAATATTTTACAATAGTCTCACCTATCCAACAAAGACGCATATAGATGCTGCAGCGGGAGGAGCTTTGATGGGAAAGACAGCTGAGGAAGCTCAGCAATTGATCGAAAAAATGGCTGCtaacaactaccaatgggcAAACGAACGAGGTAATTCAAGGAAAACCGTAGGCATGCTTGAAGTAGATACCTTGAATATGTTAAGTGGAAAAATGGATAATGTGGTTAAGATGCTTAATAGGCAAGTTGGTTCTAGTTCTAATCAAGGAGTAGTTGTTGCATGTTGTACCACTTGCGGCGGAGATCATGATGATTTTATGTGTTCTAGTAGTGAACAGGTTCAATATCTCAACAATTACAACCGTTCTCTCCAAAACAATCCATACTCCAATACTTATAATCCAGGATGGCGTAATCACCCGAATTTTGGATGGAAAGATCAAGGGAACCAACAAAGACCAGTTAATCCACCGGGTTTTCAACAAAAGCAACCACTGCATGAGTCCAAACCAGCTTGGGAATTGGCAATTGAAAAGCTAGCCAATgtatcaaatgataaaattgaaaagttagctaGTGCCACTACTCAATGGTTTGAAAGAATTGAGGGAAAAATGGACCAACTCACCAATATGTACAGGAATGTTAAGATCCAATTAGGCCAAATTGCTAATGCGGTTAATAATCGCAACCAAGGGGATTTACCTAGCAAAACTGAGGTGAACCCAAAGGAGCATGTGAAGGCTATAACCCTCCGTAGTGGTAAAGAATTAGTTGAGCTGCCGGTAGTTGGAAGTGGAAGAGagtttgaaaaaagagaaaataagaaattgagTGAGTTAGAAGAGGGAAGCAAGGaagtaaaagggaaagaaaagatggAGGAAAATGAACTACAAATGGAAGATGCAACACCAATTCCTCCACCG attccttCATACGCAAGTTTCTCAAGGAGATAA